TTCCGTAATGTTATTGTATTTCCTGCTTCCTTCACGCTTTTTCGTTGTATGATAAGAAAAAAAGGAGTTTTGGTAATGATTATTCTGCAGTATATGGAAAAGATTTTTTCATTCATGCATAAGGATATACCGGAAACTCATGTAAAATGCCATGTTTGTGCAGGTACGGGTGCCTACGATATTTATACGGATTGCCTTACCTGTAATGCAAAGGGGCTGATCAGTAAAGTGGAGTATAAGAGGAGGCTTGAAGAAGGTGAAATTTAACGGATTTCGTGAAGTCGATATGTGTAATCAAAGAAGCGGTATTGGCTATCGCTTCTTTTTTTTGTTTCAAAAAGGACCGTTTGTCCGCTGTCGTAAAAGGGTATTTTATTACGAGAGGTGATGGATATGACAGCAATTACGCACATCGGCTTGGCTGTGCCTGATTTGGATGCTGCGATTTCGTGGTATGGGCAGGTCCTGGGATTCAAGCTATTGGCGGGTCCGTATTCGTTTGATGCGAGTGCCGAGGACATGCCGAATATGACAAATGATCTTCTTGGCAATCATGTTAAAAAAATGCGGAACGCCCATTTGATGGCGGATAATCAGGTCGGCATCGAGCTTTTTGAATTCCAGGAGCCGAGAATGCCCAAAAGTGATAGTGATGCGTATCAGGGCTTTTTTCATATTTGCTTGGTTTCTGAAGATATTGAAGAGCTTGCCGATAAGATTGCGGATTCTGGCGGGAAGAAACGAAGCGATATGTGGAATACGTGGGAGAACAAGCCCTATTATTTAATTTATTGTGAAGATCCTTTTGGCAATATCATTGAACTATACAGCCGCAGCACGGAATGGATGTATGGCAATAAGGATTGATGCAAAAACAGCCCCCCAAACGATGGGAGGCTGTTTTTTTCCGTTACTTTTTCACCGTGACTTTTCTTGCTTCACTTACATTTTTCGCTTTGTCCTTAGCGGTGACATAGAGGTTCTTCCCTGCTTTTTGCTTCGGGATCCTAACCGAGAAGGTCCCTTTATTCGTTGCTGTCGCAGAGCCGATTTCTTTCCCTGATACCTTGATGGACACAGTGGAATTGGCTTCCGCTTTGCCTGTTACAATCGTCGTTTTCGTCGTGACCTTGTCTACCGTCGGTTTGCCAGGTGCGGTTTTGTCTGCGACGGTGACGGTTTTGATCGAGCTTGTATTGCCAGCCTTATCCGTAGCTGTAATCGAGAGGACGGTTCCGGCTTTTTGTTTTTTTGACATCGTTACGGTGAAGTTCCCTGCGCTATTGGCATTCGCCTTTCCAAGGACGGTGCTTTGGCTTTTGACCGTGACGGAGGAGCCTGCTTCCGCTTTGCCTGTCACTTTTACCGTATTGTCACCAACCGTATTGACTGACGGTTTGTTTGGCGCAGTTTTATCTTCGACTTTAAAAGAAACGGGCACACTTTTATTTCCTGAATGATCGATGATTCTTGTAGTGATTGCCGTGCCGGCTGTTTGTTTGGCTATCGTCGCTGTAAACGTTTTTTCGCCATTGATCTTCAATGTGGCCAGCTGCTTCTTATCGGTGTAAATCGAGACGGTTCCCGTTTTGAAATTGGCTGGGATGCTTCCTGTTATCTTGATGTCCTTATCGGAAATCGTTTTAACGGTCGGCTTGGTCAGCGTCTTCATCTCCAAGGCCTTTTTCGCATTGACCCTTCCGTTTCCATAGTATATGTCCTTCCCTTTCGTACCAAGATCCTTCGCTGAATCATAGAGACGATATTCAACCTCCGTTTTGTTGAGCTTAGGCTCATTGGACCAAATGAGTGCCGCTACCCCCGCCACCATGGGCGTGGCCATCGATGTTCCGCTCATCCAGCCATATTTACCATGCGGCAAGGTAGAAAGGATCTCATCCCCAGGGGCTGCAATATCCACGGTTGAATCGTAATTGGAATAATAGGGGCGCTTGTCCCTTTCATCCGTGGCGGCAACGGAAATGACGTTATTGTAGGCGGCTGGGTATACCCGCTGGACATTTTTCCCCATATCGCCTTCATTACCGGCAGCCGCAACGATCAAAATCCCTTTTTTCGAGGCTTCCTGAACAGCTTTATTCAATGCCTCCGAATACATGTTGACTCCGAGACTCATATTGATGATTTTCGCTTTTTTCTGAATCGCATAATGTATCGCCTCAATGATATCGGCCGTATCGGCATACTCGCCATCAAAAACATTGATCGGCATCAGCTTTACATTCGGGGCAACACCCGCTCCGCCCATGTTATTGTTTGCACTTCCGGCAATGATGCCGGCGATATGCGTCCCGTGCTCCCCTTCCGGCAAAATATTCTTCCGCTTGCGGATCGTATCATAAGCTTCGACGATTTTCCCGGTTAAATCCTCATGCTTGCGATCGATTCCATC
This genomic stretch from Peribacillus muralis harbors:
- a CDS encoding peptidase S8 → MYKFIQAILPVVLLFMFLPHIQPEIAAAEEAPESDGVLVKYKETDDEPIHELIEKVEVPKGQTTDKLIEKLEKRKNVEYAEPNYLFKKMDIPNDPAYIDQWHHKNLGTESAWTKSMGSKEMIVAIIDDGIDRKHEDLTGKIVEAYDTIRKRKNILPEGEHGTHIAGIIAGSANNNMGGAGVAPNVKLMPINVFDGEYADTADIIEAIHYAIQKKAKIINMSLGVNMYSEALNKAVQEASKKGILIVAAAGNEGDMGKNVQRVYPAAYNNVISVAATDERDKRPYYSNYDSTVDIAAPGDEILSTLPHGKYGWMSGTSMATPMVAGVAALIWSNEPKLNKTEVEYRLYDSAKDLGTKGKDIYYGNGRVNAKKALEMKTLTKPTVKTISDKDIKITGSIPANFKTGTVSIYTDKKQLATLKINGEKTFTATIAKQTAGTAITTRIIDHSGNKSVPVSFKVEDKTAPNKPSVNTVGDNTVKVTGKAEAGSSVTVKSQSTVLGKANANSAGNFTVTMSKKQKAGTVLSITATDKAGNTSSIKTVTVADKTAPGKPTVDKVTTKTTIVTGKAEANSTVSIKVSGKEIGSATATNKGTFSVRIPKQKAGKNLYVTAKDKAKNVSEARKVTVKK
- a CDS encoding VOC family protein, which encodes MTAITHIGLAVPDLDAAISWYGQVLGFKLLAGPYSFDASAEDMPNMTNDLLGNHVKKMRNAHLMADNQVGIELFEFQEPRMPKSDSDAYQGFFHICLVSEDIEELADKIADSGGKKRSDMWNTWENKPYYLIYCEDPFGNIIELYSRSTEWMYGNKD